A stretch of Spirosoma oryzicola DNA encodes these proteins:
- a CDS encoding sugar transferase: MISGIKKRVFDITVASLVSVAILSWLIPLIAILIKMNSRGPAFFIQPRTGRSGRVFPCLKFRTMRYEPGADFKQARFGDDRVTRIGKILRKTNLDEMPQFLNVLAGHMSVVGPRPHPLPLDAKHWDSLPGYRERYAVRPGITGLAQARGARGETDELYKMKIRVRYDHLYIHKQSTRLDARICWWTVKSAINGNKNAW; the protein is encoded by the coding sequence ATGATCAGTGGAATTAAAAAGCGGGTATTCGACATAACAGTAGCTAGCTTGGTATCAGTGGCTATTCTTAGTTGGCTAATACCGCTTATAGCTATACTCATCAAGATGAACTCGCGGGGTCCTGCCTTTTTCATACAACCGCGAACGGGAAGAAGTGGGCGTGTCTTCCCGTGTCTGAAGTTTCGGACAATGCGGTATGAACCCGGTGCAGACTTTAAACAAGCTAGATTCGGCGATGATCGGGTAACGCGTATCGGCAAAATACTACGCAAGACGAATCTTGATGAAATGCCTCAGTTTCTGAATGTACTGGCAGGGCACATGAGCGTAGTAGGACCACGCCCCCACCCGCTTCCACTAGATGCCAAGCACTGGGATAGTTTACCTGGCTACCGCGAGCGCTACGCTGTGCGTCCTGGTATTACGGGCCTTGCGCAGGCACGGGGAGCGCGCGGTGAAACCGACGAACTGTACAAGATGAAGATCCGGGTCCGGTACGATCACCTGTACATCCATAAGCAATCAACCCGTTTGGATGCGCGAATTTGCTGGTGGACAGTAAAGTCAGCCATCAATGGTAATAAGAACGCTTGGTAA
- a CDS encoding cupin domain-containing protein, with product MERITATLTNLEREVTAHAQGVKQVFLRNNDTPSNITQVAYGHFAPTDYCDLHSHQTMEECFFFLNGTGVYFVGDQAIPLHHGVFVRIPAGVLHRLEATGDAPLEYVYFGVATE from the coding sequence ATGGAACGTATCACTGCTACACTAACCAATCTTGAGCGTGAGGTAACAGCTCATGCTCAAGGGGTTAAGCAGGTTTTTCTGCGCAACAACGATACTCCGTCCAACATAACGCAGGTTGCTTACGGGCACTTTGCCCCGACGGATTATTGTGATTTACATTCGCACCAAACGATGGAGGAATGCTTTTTCTTCCTGAATGGTACAGGCGTCTACTTTGTTGGTGATCAAGCGATTCCTTTGCATCATGGTGTGTTCGTCAGAATTCCAGCGGGAGTTCTACATCGTCTGGAAGCCACCGGCGACGCCCCTTTGGAATACGTGTATTTTGGCGTGGCAACAGAATAA
- a CDS encoding NAD-dependent epimerase/dehydratase family protein: MKKALVCGAGGFIGGHLVNRLKSEGYWVRGVDIKENEYDNNNSDEFVIGDLRDPLVASKVVTADLDEIYQLAADMGGAGFVFTGTNDAAIMHNSVLCNLNILEAAKDKGVRRIFYSSSACMYPEYNQMDPNNPKCSEESAYPAAPDSEYGWEKLFSERLFLAYQKNHGIEARIARFHNIFGPQGTWDGGREKAPAAVCRKVAMAEDGGSIEIWGDGQQTRSFLIVDECVDGIRRLMNSDFSGPVNLGSEEMISLNDFAKMVIDISGKNLTINNIPGPLGVRGRNSDNHLIQEKLGWAPSTPLRKGVEKTYDWITEQVQKKVLVPVEA; encoded by the coding sequence ATGAAAAAAGCGCTCGTCTGTGGTGCCGGTGGCTTCATTGGGGGTCACTTAGTAAATCGACTCAAATCGGAAGGTTACTGGGTTCGCGGTGTCGATATCAAAGAGAACGAATACGACAACAACAACTCGGATGAGTTCGTCATTGGTGACCTTCGGGATCCGCTCGTAGCCAGCAAAGTCGTTACGGCTGATCTTGACGAAATATACCAGTTGGCTGCTGATATGGGAGGTGCTGGCTTCGTCTTCACTGGTACGAATGATGCTGCCATCATGCACAACTCGGTTCTTTGCAATCTGAACATTCTGGAAGCGGCAAAAGACAAAGGTGTTCGGCGTATCTTCTACTCGTCGTCGGCTTGCATGTACCCTGAGTACAACCAAATGGACCCCAATAACCCAAAATGCTCGGAAGAGTCAGCTTATCCAGCGGCTCCTGACAGCGAGTATGGTTGGGAAAAACTATTCTCGGAACGCCTGTTCCTTGCTTACCAAAAGAACCACGGTATCGAAGCCCGTATCGCTCGCTTCCACAATATCTTTGGTCCACAAGGTACCTGGGATGGCGGTCGTGAAAAAGCACCTGCGGCAGTATGTCGGAAGGTAGCGATGGCCGAAGATGGCGGTTCAATCGAAATCTGGGGTGATGGTCAGCAGACTCGTTCGTTCCTGATCGTTGATGAATGTGTTGATGGTATCCGTCGGTTGATGAATTCGGATTTCTCGGGTCCGGTTAACCTGGGTTCAGAAGAAATGATCTCGCTGAACGACTTCGCGAAAATGGTGATTGACATTTCAGGCAAAAACCTGACAATCAATAATATTCCGGGTCCACTTGGTGTTAGAGGCCGTAATTCTGACAACCACTTGATTCAGGAAAAACTAGGTTGGGCTCCATCGACTCCACTTCGCAAGGGTGTTGAGAAAACCTACGACTGGATTACGGAACAAGTTCAGAAAAAAGTGCTTGTCCCGGTTGAAGCGTAA
- a CDS encoding WecB/TagA/CpsF family glycosyltransferase has translation MAKVLQVDLYDAGLDSAVSEMVQQCDPALPRSNYCVSATGAHGLVTAFKEPDFKAVLDSFYWNLPDGMPGVWVGKLKGAQQMTRCYGPDVFRYVFANSANKPVKHFLCGGKEGVADELKAAVAKKFGNSQVVGTFCPPFREMSDDEFKALAETINSSGANIVWIGLSTPKQERFARRLAQWTKVNFIVTVGAAFDFHTDRVAQAPSWMQRLSLEWLFRLMAEPKRLYKRYLEIVPLFILLNIKEVFSPVK, from the coding sequence ATGGCTAAAGTTCTACAAGTAGATCTCTATGATGCCGGGCTGGATTCAGCCGTAAGTGAAATGGTTCAGCAGTGCGATCCGGCATTGCCTCGTTCTAATTACTGCGTCAGTGCCACAGGCGCTCATGGTTTAGTCACCGCTTTTAAAGAGCCCGACTTCAAAGCCGTTCTGGATTCGTTCTACTGGAATCTGCCTGATGGTATGCCTGGCGTCTGGGTTGGAAAACTCAAAGGAGCACAACAGATGACCCGTTGCTACGGCCCTGACGTATTCCGGTATGTGTTTGCAAATAGTGCTAATAAACCAGTTAAACACTTTTTGTGCGGGGGTAAAGAAGGTGTAGCCGATGAACTAAAGGCAGCTGTTGCCAAAAAGTTTGGTAACTCACAGGTAGTAGGAACCTTCTGTCCTCCATTCCGTGAGATGTCGGACGATGAGTTTAAGGCCCTGGCCGAAACCATTAATAGCTCAGGGGCAAACATTGTGTGGATTGGCCTGAGCACCCCAAAGCAGGAACGATTTGCCCGACGGCTGGCCCAATGGACAAAGGTTAATTTCATCGTAACGGTTGGTGCTGCCTTTGATTTTCATACCGACCGGGTAGCGCAGGCACCAAGCTGGATGCAGCGCCTTTCGTTGGAATGGTTGTTTAGACTCATGGCAGAACCAAAGCGGCTGTACAAGAGGTATTTAGAAATTGTTCCGCTTTTCATTTTGCTCAATATTAAAGAAGTTTTCTCACCCGTTAAATAG